In the genome of bacterium, the window CAATATTCTACTTGGAGCACTATATCATATGGGAATACAGGACATAAGAATTCTACAGATGATAAAAGCGATGTTAAAAGCAGGAGTGATGAATGAAACTTGTTATAATGATATTGGAACTCCACAGGGAGGAATAATTTCTCCATTGTTAGCAAATGTTTATCTCAATAAGTTTGATAATTTTATAACCCGTGAATGGGAAGAAAAGAGGCTGAAAAATGTATCCAGATACAGGAAAAGTGGTAAAAGCAAAGGTAAGAAAACCTGCAAAATACAGGAAACAATGAAAAAGAAAGCGCCAAATATGAAACCGGCATTTTTAATCCGTTATGCTGATGATTGGGTTGTTATTACGAATAGCTTAGAGAATGCAAAGAAATTAAAGAGAAGGATTAGTGTTTTCTTAAAATCCCGTCTCAAGTTAAAACTCTCTGAGAAAAAGACAAAAATCACCAATGCTAAGAAAAGAGGATTAAAATTTTTGGGTTTCCAGATAAAAGCAAGAGCAGGTAAAAGTAGAAGTGGGTTAATAATTAACAGTAAACCGGACAGAGATACATTTAAGAGAAAAGTATCAGACCTCAGAAAAAGTATTCACGGGTTTAAAAAGGTAAGGGATATAAATAAATTAATTCACAAGATAAATCTTCATAATGCAAAAGTTCAGGGAATAGTAAATTATTACAGAATTACCACCGGTATATACCACGCAGTAAAGAAAACAGGTTATGATTTAGCCGGACTAGCCATAAAAATATTACGAACCAAAGTTACAGCAGCTTTTATACCAGCTAAAGAAGTTCAAAATTTAATTCAAATTCATAAGGATTATAAGAAAACAATACCATCTATCAGATATAAAGATCTTTGGATAGGTGTTACTGATTTAAGATTTGTAAAGTGGGAAGCAGGTAGAAGTAAAAATCCAGCAGAAACTATATATTCCAGTGAAGGCAGAGAACTGTATAGAAAAAGAACAAGTAAAAGAAGAGGATTAGCAAGAAAAGACCTTACGTTATCTGAGATATATTCGGAATACACCAGTAATATTCAGAAAGAAAATTCCCAACTTTATAATTTCGAATTCTTTAT includes:
- the ltrA gene encoding group II intron reverse transcriptase/maturase, with amino-acid sequence MCEKQQLQVPKNDKELRNLQDEFYKIAKEGFMKSELVGFKDLKEIAFCEANIITSIHKLKANKGSLCAGTDEEVLRADILEKGYEEVIERIQRAIQHYIPKSIKRVFIPKADTTELRPLGIPAIIDRIIQECIRNIIEPILEAQFFDHSYGFRPLRDGHQAYTRISKIMHNTGYHWVIEGDITKFFDNVNHNILLGALYHMGIQDIRILQMIKAMLKAGVMNETCYNDIGTPQGGIISPLLANVYLNKFDNFITREWEEKRLKNVSRYRKSGKSKGKKTCKIQETMKKKAPNMKPAFLIRYADDWVVITNSLENAKKLKRRISVFLKSRLKLKLSEKKTKITNAKKRGLKFLGFQIKARAGKSRSGLIINSKPDRDTFKRKVSDLRKSIHGFKKVRDINKLIHKINLHNAKVQGIVNYYRITTGIYHAVKKTGYDLAGLAIKILRTKVTAAFIPAKEVQNLIQIHKDYKKTIPSIRYKDLWIGVTDLRFVKWEAGRSKNPAETIYSSEGRELYRKRTSKRRGLARKDLTLSEIYSEYTSNIQKENSQLYNFEFFMNRGYVYNVDKGKCRLCGRELQEYEEIATHHIRPYLTAEAVNRVHNLATTHLKCHRIIHSLRDLSKELSKKVWNKVQSFRNKLKEH